In one Deinococcus psychrotolerans genomic region, the following are encoded:
- a CDS encoding enoyl-CoA hydratase family protein: MNSRPTKLLSLPTDNQPIWAEYAPQHFGWTLDGGVAQVTLNRPERKNPLTFESYAELRSLFQALHHTTEVKVVVLRGAGGNFCSGGDVFEIIGPLVEAGMPSLLNFTRMTGDLVRAIRTCPQPIIAAVDGVCAGAGAILAMAADLRLATPSAATAFLFNRVGLAGCDMGACAILPRIIGQGRASELLYLGRKMSAEEGLSWGFFNALHPEGELHDAALRLAREIAGGPSFAHALTKKMLWQEWNLSLDQAIEAEAQAQALCMMTGDFTRAFEAFAQKQRPTFQGD, translated from the coding sequence ATGAACTCGCGCCCCACCAAGCTCCTCAGTTTGCCTACAGACAACCAGCCCATCTGGGCCGAGTACGCGCCGCAGCACTTTGGCTGGACATTGGACGGCGGTGTGGCCCAGGTGACGCTCAACCGCCCCGAGCGCAAGAATCCCCTCACCTTTGAGAGTTACGCCGAGTTGCGCTCCCTGTTTCAGGCGCTACACCACACCACTGAGGTCAAGGTGGTGGTGCTGCGCGGAGCGGGCGGCAATTTCTGTTCGGGCGGCGACGTGTTCGAGATTATCGGGCCGCTGGTGGAAGCCGGAATGCCCAGCCTGCTCAACTTCACCCGGATGACCGGCGATCTGGTGCGGGCCATCCGAACCTGCCCACAGCCGATCATCGCCGCTGTGGACGGAGTGTGCGCCGGAGCAGGCGCGATTCTGGCGATGGCCGCCGACTTGCGTCTGGCCACGCCGAGTGCCGCCACCGCCTTCCTGTTTAATCGGGTGGGTCTGGCGGGCTGCGACATGGGAGCCTGCGCCATTTTACCGCGCATCATCGGGCAGGGCCGCGCCAGCGAGCTGCTGTATCTGGGACGCAAGATGAGCGCCGAGGAAGGCCTGAGCTGGGGCTTTTTCAATGCCCTGCACCCCGAAGGCGAACTGCACGACGCCGCGCTGAGACTCGCCCGCGAGATTGCGGGTGGCCCCAGTTTCGCCCACGCCCTGACCAAGAAGATGCTGTGGCAGGAGTGGAATCTCAGTCTGGATCAGGCTATTGAAGCTGAGGCGCAGGCCCAGGCGCTGTGCATGATGACCGGTGATTTTACCCGTGCCTTCGAGGCCTTCGCCCAGAAGCAGCGGCCCACCTTTCAGGGAGACTGA
- a CDS encoding acyl-CoA dehydrogenase family protein gives MTDQALSVSSGSAPAHLAWPFFEPTHRELAVQLRGWAAEHLSHVSHDDPDQTCRQLVKQLGEAGWLRYSVGGTAYGAALDVIDTRAICLIRETLAEFDGLADFVCAMQGLGSGAITLAGRLDQKEKYLGPVARGEKIAAFALTEPSSGSDAAAVQLSADRAGDGYTLNGQKTWISNGGIADFYVVFARTGEAPGARGISAFVVDAQTPGLAISERLHVTAPHPLATLTFTDCRLPASALLGEAGQGFKLAMRTLDIFRTSVAAAALGFARRALREALHRTTTRQMFGGTLSQQPLAQASLAEMATRIDRSALLTYRAAWQRDQGQGVTREAAMAKLTATEDAQKVIDIAVQLHGGAGVQVGGVVERLYREIRALRIYEGASEVQQLIIARELLKEAR, from the coding sequence ATGACCGACCAAGCTTTATCCGTGTCTTCCGGTTCAGCCCCGGCCCACCTTGCCTGGCCGTTTTTTGAACCCACCCACCGTGAGCTGGCTGTGCAGTTGCGTGGCTGGGCCGCCGAGCACCTCAGCCACGTCTCGCACGACGACCCCGATCAGACCTGTCGCCAACTGGTCAAGCAACTCGGTGAGGCGGGCTGGCTGCGCTATTCGGTGGGCGGCACGGCCTACGGTGCGGCACTGGACGTGATCGATACCCGCGCGATTTGTCTTATTCGCGAGACGCTGGCCGAGTTTGACGGGCTGGCCGATTTCGTGTGCGCCATGCAGGGTCTGGGCAGCGGCGCGATCACGCTGGCGGGCCGCCTTGACCAGAAAGAAAAGTACTTGGGGCCCGTCGCACGCGGCGAGAAGATCGCGGCCTTCGCGCTGACCGAGCCGAGCAGCGGTTCAGACGCGGCGGCTGTGCAGCTCAGCGCTGACCGAGCAGGCGACGGCTACACGCTCAACGGCCAGAAGACCTGGATCAGCAACGGCGGCATCGCCGACTTTTATGTGGTGTTCGCCCGCACCGGCGAGGCCCCCGGCGCACGCGGCATCAGCGCCTTCGTGGTGGACGCCCAGACGCCCGGACTGGCCATCAGCGAGCGCCTGCACGTTACCGCGCCGCATCCACTGGCGACATTAACCTTCACGGATTGCCGCTTGCCTGCCTCAGCGCTGCTGGGCGAGGCGGGACAGGGCTTCAAGCTGGCGATGCGTACGCTGGATATTTTCCGCACCTCAGTAGCGGCGGCGGCGCTGGGGTTTGCCCGGCGGGCTCTGCGCGAAGCGCTTCACCGCACCACCACCCGCCAGATGTTCGGCGGCACGCTCTCGCAGCAGCCCCTGGCGCAGGCCAGTCTGGCCGAGATGGCGACCCGGATCGACCGCAGCGCCCTGCTGACCTACCGTGCCGCCTGGCAACGCGATCAGGGCCAGGGGGTGACCCGTGAGGCGGCGATGGCCAAGCTGACTGCCACCGAAGATGCCCAGAAAGTCATCGACATCGCCGTGCAACTTCACGGCGGCGCGGGCGTGCAGGTGGGCGGCGTGGTGGAGCGGCTCTACCGCGAGATTCGGGCGCTGCGTATTTATGAAGGAGCCAGCGAAGTTCAGCAGCTGATCATTGCCCGCGAACTGCTCAAGGAAGCCAGGTGA
- a CDS encoding AMP-binding protein: MNLTPSAHQDTFARDHLPPEEQWPTLIFELPEVRYPERLNAATALLARATPPPDKPALLAEGVSWTYRELDVLSNQIAAVLRDDMQLIPGNRVLLHGPNTPMLAACWFAVLKAGGVAVSTMPLLRAAELGKVIAKAEISHALCDASCVAVVRETLSTTTLRQIQIFEGEGGELLELARRKPERFEAVDTAADDVALIAFTSGTTGQPKGCMHFHRDLLAVCDTFARHILRPTSDDIFVGSAPFAFTFGLGACLLFPVWAGATAVLLEHGSPPQLAAAIEQFGVTICATAPTSYRMMAALPNLDSLQSLRKCVSAGEALPAATRLRWREATGIELIDGIGATEMLHIFISADEHQARPGATGKAVPGIRACVLGEDGQPLPPGRIGRLAVQGPVGCRYLADERQRDYVQHGWNITGDTYLMTEDGYFEYQARSDDMIVSSGYNIAAPEVEEALLRHPLVAECAVIGLPDELRGQVVGAFIVLAPDQTASEALKIELQLFVKNQIAPYKYPRFIEFRDDLPKTATGKLQRFALRQDRPA; encoded by the coding sequence GTGAACCTCACGCCTAGTGCCCATCAGGACACCTTCGCCCGCGATCATCTCCCGCCTGAGGAGCAGTGGCCCACCCTCATTTTTGAGTTGCCGGAAGTGCGGTATCCCGAGCGCCTGAACGCGGCCACCGCGCTGCTGGCCAGAGCTACGCCGCCGCCCGACAAACCCGCGCTGCTGGCGGAGGGCGTGTCGTGGACCTACCGGGAACTGGATGTGCTCTCCAACCAGATCGCAGCGGTGCTGCGAGACGACATGCAACTGATTCCCGGCAACCGCGTACTGCTGCACGGCCCCAACACACCGATGCTGGCCGCCTGCTGGTTCGCGGTGCTCAAAGCAGGCGGCGTCGCGGTCAGCACCATGCCGCTGCTCCGCGCCGCCGAGCTGGGCAAGGTCATCGCCAAAGCTGAAATTTCACATGCCCTGTGTGACGCCTCCTGCGTGGCTGTAGTGCGGGAAACATTAAGCACCACCACGCTGCGCCAGATTCAGATTTTTGAGGGCGAAGGCGGGGAGCTACTAGAGCTGGCCCGCCGCAAACCCGAACGCTTTGAAGCCGTGGACACTGCCGCAGACGACGTGGCGCTGATTGCCTTCACCTCCGGCACCACCGGACAACCCAAAGGCTGTATGCATTTTCACCGTGATCTGCTGGCAGTCTGCGACACCTTTGCCCGTCATATTCTGCGGCCCACCTCCGACGATATTTTTGTGGGCAGCGCTCCGTTCGCTTTCACCTTTGGGTTGGGTGCCTGCTTACTGTTTCCGGTATGGGCGGGCGCAACGGCGGTTCTCCTCGAACACGGCTCGCCGCCGCAACTGGCCGCTGCGATTGAGCAGTTCGGGGTCACCATCTGCGCCACTGCGCCCACGAGTTACCGGATGATGGCAGCCCTGCCTAATTTGGATAGTCTGCAATCGCTGCGGAAATGCGTCTCGGCCGGCGAAGCGCTTCCGGCGGCGACCCGCCTGCGCTGGCGCGAGGCCACTGGGATTGAACTGATCGACGGCATCGGCGCGACTGAGATGCTGCATATTTTTATCAGTGCCGATGAGCATCAGGCCCGCCCCGGCGCGACCGGGAAGGCTGTGCCTGGCATCCGCGCCTGTGTGCTGGGCGAGGACGGACAGCCGCTGCCGCCGGGAAGAATTGGACGCCTCGCCGTGCAGGGGCCGGTGGGGTGCCGCTACCTCGCCGATGAGCGCCAGCGCGACTATGTGCAGCACGGCTGGAACATCACTGGAGACACTTACCTGATGACCGAGGACGGCTACTTCGAGTACCAGGCCCGCAGCGACGACATGATCGTCTCCAGCGGCTACAATATCGCCGCGCCGGAAGTCGAGGAAGCGCTGCTGCGGCATCCATTGGTGGCCGAATGTGCCGTCATCGGGCTGCCCGACGAGTTGCGCGGGCAGGTGGTGGGGGCCTTCATCGTTCTTGCGCCAGACCAAACCGCCAGCGAAGCCCTCAAAATTGAATTGCAACTGTTCGTCAAAAACCAGATCGCGCCGTACAAGTACCCCCGCTTCATCGAGTTCCGGGACGACCTGCCCAAGACCGCCACCGGCAAATTGCAACGCTTCGCCCTTCGTCAAGACCGTCCCGCCTGA
- a CDS encoding cyclase family protein, whose translation MTTLQNVVSELATGRLRIVDLTAPLSEQTPVLQLPEPFANTATFQMETISAFDAAGPAWAWSNITLGEHTGTHLDAPIHWITGKDGKAVHQIEPERLIGPAVVIDLSAEAAANPDVLLEPEHFEAWEAQHGPLPHNCWVLLRTGWSERNTDAQRFLNADENGPHTPGPSVACARWMAEHPAVSGFGVETVGIDAGAAGGFEPGFPMHHYLLGNDRYGLTSLINLDQLPASGAVLVVAPLPIVGGTGSPARVYALVESA comes from the coding sequence ATGACCACCCTGCAAAATGTTGTGTCCGAGTTGGCGACTGGCCGCCTGCGTATCGTCGATCTGACCGCGCCGCTGAGCGAGCAGACCCCGGTGCTGCAATTGCCCGAACCGTTTGCCAACACCGCGACCTTCCAAATGGAGACCATCAGCGCCTTTGACGCGGCGGGGCCAGCCTGGGCTTGGAGCAACATCACGCTCGGCGAGCACACCGGCACCCATTTGGACGCCCCCATTCACTGGATCACCGGCAAAGACGGCAAAGCGGTGCATCAGATCGAACCGGAGCGCCTGATCGGGCCAGCCGTGGTGATCGACCTGAGCGCCGAGGCTGCTGCCAATCCCGACGTGCTGCTCGAACCGGAACACTTTGAGGCCTGGGAAGCCCAGCACGGCCCGCTGCCCCACAACTGCTGGGTACTGCTGCGAACCGGTTGGAGCGAGCGCAACACCGACGCCCAGCGCTTTCTGAACGCTGACGAGAACGGCCCGCACACCCCCGGACCCTCGGTGGCCTGTGCACGCTGGATGGCCGAGCATCCCGCCGTCTCCGGCTTCGGAGTCGAGACAGTGGGCATCGACGCGGGCGCGGCGGGCGGCTTCGAGCCTGGGTTTCCGATGCACCACTACCTGCTGGGCAACGACCGCTACGGCCTGACCTCGCTGATCAACCTGGATCAGTTGCCCGCTTCCGGCGCGGTGCTGGTGGTTGCGCCGCTACCAATCGTGGGCGGCACCGGCAGCCCGGCGCGGGTCTACGCCCTCGTCGAGAGCGCATGA
- a CDS encoding thiamine pyrophosphate-binding protein, which produces MTTVAEAVGQTLAQLGVGHAFGVVGSGNFHLTNALRRGGVPFTAARHEGGAASMADAYARMSGQLAVLTTHQGCGLTNAVTGLTEAAKSRTPLLAVTADTQAGAVRSNFRIDQDGLARSIGAVAERVYSPASAVADTVRAYRTAVHERRTVVLSVPLDVQAAEASPFHEADLSLPPAQAIRPDAASVSALVELLSAAERPVFVAGRGARHAKAELKALAAQCGALLATSAVAHGLFAGDAFNLGISGGFSSPLSAELIRDADLIVAWGCTLNMWTMRHGQLIGPETKVVQVDVEDAALGSNRPITLGVRGDCAQTADDVLSVWHGQGPVMKYRTPQVAEAIAQCSLWRDTPTLDLSTHERIDPRVLSRALDDLLPRERVVSIDSGNFMGYPSTYLSVPDEFGFCFTQAFQSIGLGLGSAIGAALAQPGRLPVLGSGDGGFLMAISELETAVRLKLPLVCIIYNDAAYGAEVHHFVNDDHAAVRFPDTDLAALGRGFGADGVTVRTLDDLNAVRDWLAAAPPRPLVIDAKIASDGGAWWLQEAFKGH; this is translated from the coding sequence ATGACGACGGTGGCCGAGGCGGTAGGCCAGACCCTGGCGCAGTTGGGCGTCGGCCACGCCTTTGGAGTGGTGGGCAGCGGCAATTTCCATCTGACCAATGCCCTGCGGCGCGGCGGCGTGCCGTTCACGGCGGCCCGGCACGAGGGCGGCGCGGCAAGCATGGCCGACGCCTACGCCCGGATGTCGGGCCAGCTCGCGGTGCTCACGACCCACCAGGGCTGCGGGCTGACCAACGCGGTGACTGGCCTGACCGAGGCGGCCAAGAGTCGCACACCACTGCTGGCTGTGACCGCCGACACCCAGGCGGGAGCAGTGCGCTCCAATTTTCGTATCGACCAAGACGGACTGGCCCGCAGCATCGGCGCGGTGGCCGAGCGGGTCTACTCGCCCGCCAGCGCGGTGGCCGACACGGTTCGGGCCTACCGCACTGCCGTCCACGAGCGGCGCACGGTGGTGCTGTCGGTGCCACTGGATGTGCAGGCTGCCGAAGCGTCCCCGTTTCATGAGGCTGACTTGAGCTTGCCGCCCGCGCAAGCGATTCGGCCTGATGCGGCCTCGGTTTCGGCGCTGGTCGAGCTACTTTCAGCTGCTGAGCGTCCGGTCTTCGTGGCGGGACGCGGGGCAAGGCACGCCAAAGCCGAGTTGAAGGCGCTGGCTGCACAGTGCGGGGCGCTGCTGGCAACCTCAGCGGTGGCGCACGGCCTGTTTGCGGGTGACGCGTTCAACCTGGGCATTTCCGGCGGCTTTTCCTCACCGCTGAGTGCCGAGCTGATTCGGGACGCCGACCTGATCGTGGCCTGGGGCTGCACTCTCAACATGTGGACGATGCGGCACGGGCAATTGATCGGCCCCGAAACCAAAGTGGTGCAGGTGGATGTGGAAGACGCGGCGCTGGGCAGCAACCGGCCCATCACGCTGGGCGTGCGCGGCGACTGCGCCCAGACCGCCGACGACGTGCTGAGCGTGTGGCACGGTCAAGGCCCCGTTATGAAATACCGCACGCCGCAGGTCGCAGAGGCGATAGCCCAGTGCTCCCTGTGGCGAGACACTCCGACGCTCGATCTCTCAACCCATGAGCGCATTGACCCACGGGTGCTGAGCCGCGCCCTGGATGATCTGCTGCCCAGAGAGCGCGTCGTTTCGATTGATTCCGGCAATTTCATGGGTTACCCCAGCACGTACCTGTCGGTGCCAGACGAATTCGGCTTCTGTTTTACCCAGGCGTTTCAGAGTATCGGCCTGGGGCTGGGGAGTGCCATAGGCGCAGCGCTGGCCCAGCCGGGGCGCTTACCCGTGCTGGGCAGCGGCGACGGCGGCTTTCTGATGGCCATCAGCGAGCTGGAAACGGCGGTGCGACTCAAGTTGCCGCTGGTGTGCATCATCTACAACGACGCTGCTTACGGCGCGGAGGTGCATCACTTCGTGAACGACGATCACGCCGCTGTCCGCTTCCCCGACACCGATCTGGCCGCGCTGGGACGTGGATTCGGAGCCGATGGAGTGACAGTGCGGACGCTGGACGATCTCAACGCCGTGCGCGACTGGCTCGCCGCCGCGCCGCCGCGCCCGCTGGTCATCGACGCCAAGATCGCCTCGGACGGCGGGGCGTGGTGGCTGCAAGAAGCCTTCAAGGGTCATTGA
- a CDS encoding RidA family protein: MTDIHSLQVLQPPGWAQPRGFANGVAARGRLVFTAGMIGWNSQQVFETDDFVEQTRQALRNVLAVVAEAGGGPEHLVRLTWFITDKPAYLAQQRQIGAVYREVLGRHYPAMSVVAVSALMEDRAKVEIEGLAVIPENAED; this comes from the coding sequence ATGACAGACATTCATTCTCTTCAGGTATTGCAGCCGCCCGGTTGGGCGCAGCCACGCGGCTTTGCTAACGGCGTTGCGGCGCGAGGCCGACTGGTGTTTACCGCCGGAATGATCGGCTGGAACAGCCAGCAGGTCTTTGAAACCGACGATTTCGTGGAGCAGACCCGGCAGGCCCTCCGTAACGTGCTGGCGGTGGTTGCCGAGGCCGGGGGCGGCCCTGAGCATCTGGTGCGCCTGACCTGGTTTATTACCGACAAGCCCGCTTACCTCGCCCAGCAGCGGCAAATCGGCGCGGTCTACCGCGAGGTGCTGGGCCGCCATTATCCGGCCATGAGTGTGGTGGCGGTCAGCGCCCTGATGGAAGACCGGGCCAAAGTCGAAATCGAGGGGCTGGCGGTCATTCCGGAGAATGCCGAGGATTAA
- a CDS encoding aminopeptidase yields the protein MSNQAFYERYARLAVQMAVPIQAGQRLLIVSPPEVYELAQMIAEAAYQAGAAAAEVLYEDATVQELRIRSASADQLTVFPAWMAAALTEHAQAAQPILTLHAAHLQSGPGGLGNRVALAAAARNAALEEYGMRRSRVQFNWSVMAVATPAWARHLYPEASPEVALENLWATLSRLLRLDQPDPSAAWQEHAQRLTQRCAALDQLEIESLHFSGPGTDLEIGLPTGHQWFGPSVSSALGITGIPNMPTEEVSTLPHRLQTNGHVQMTRPLIINGQRIDDLELSFEGGRLSHWRSSSAGETLEHLLATDEGALRLGEVALVSEESLVAREHKVFYSTLIDENASCHLALGRAYPVTLKGGGDLSAAEFEAAGGNHSRVHLDFMVGSPELQVTARTRGGGEVVIMRSGKWV from the coding sequence ATGTCTAATCAAGCGTTTTATGAGCGGTATGCCCGACTGGCTGTGCAGATGGCCGTGCCTATCCAAGCGGGCCAGCGGCTACTGATCGTCAGCCCGCCCGAAGTCTATGAACTGGCCCAGATGATCGCCGAGGCGGCTTACCAGGCGGGGGCCGCCGCCGCTGAAGTGCTCTACGAAGACGCCACCGTTCAGGAACTCCGGATTCGCTCGGCTTCGGCAGATCAACTCACGGTTTTTCCAGCTTGGATGGCGGCGGCCCTCACCGAGCACGCCCAAGCCGCGCAGCCGATTCTCACCCTGCACGCGGCGCACCTTCAAAGCGGCCCCGGCGGGCTGGGCAACCGGGTGGCCCTTGCCGCCGCCGCCCGCAATGCGGCGCTGGAAGAGTACGGAATGCGCCGTTCGCGGGTGCAGTTCAACTGGTCAGTGATGGCCGTGGCGACCCCGGCCTGGGCGCGTCACCTCTATCCTGAGGCTTCACCTGAAGTGGCGCTGGAGAACCTCTGGGCGACCCTCTCGCGTCTGTTGAGGCTCGATCAGCCGGATCCTTCAGCGGCCTGGCAAGAGCATGCCCAGCGGCTGACACAGCGGTGCGCCGCGCTCGACCAGCTGGAGATCGAATCGCTGCATTTCTCCGGCCCCGGTACAGACCTGGAGATTGGGTTGCCGACAGGCCACCAGTGGTTTGGCCCGTCGGTGAGCAGTGCGCTGGGAATTACCGGCATTCCCAACATGCCGACTGAGGAAGTCTCCACCTTGCCGCACCGCTTGCAGACCAACGGTCATGTCCAGATGACCCGGCCACTGATCATCAATGGCCAGCGCATCGACGACCTTGAACTCAGCTTTGAGGGTGGCCGGCTGAGCCACTGGCGCAGTTCCTCAGCTGGAGAAACACTTGAGCACCTGCTGGCCACCGATGAGGGAGCGCTCCGGCTCGGTGAAGTGGCGCTCGTCAGCGAGGAGAGCCTGGTGGCCCGTGAACACAAAGTATTTTACAGCACCCTCATTGACGAGAATGCCTCGTGTCATCTGGCGCTGGGCCGGGCTTACCCGGTCACGCTGAAAGGCGGAGGCGACCTATCCGCTGCCGAATTTGAAGCGGCTGGGGGCAATCACAGCCGTGTCCATCTGGATTTCATGGTGGGGTCGCCTGAGTTGCAAGTCACGGCCAGGACGCGCGGCGGCGGCGAGGTGGTCATCATGCGTTCAGGAAAGTGGGTCTGA
- a CDS encoding helix-turn-helix domain-containing protein, producing MKGDAPPTRSRLGERLRALRQARGMTLQQLADASKCSRSFLSMLERGQTDVSATLLQRLAAAFQLSAADLLPDEARSDILKVVRRGEAPRSVQLGPGVQVQVLFTDLLQKIQPVLLSLEPGSEQRNDVGHAGEEFIYVLDGEIQLTVHHSAPRTLRTGDSAYYPSALPHCIGNVSSSEARILTMSTPPRLI from the coding sequence GTGAAAGGTGACGCGCCTCCAACCCGCTCGCGACTGGGTGAGCGGCTGCGGGCGCTCCGGCAGGCCCGTGGCATGACCCTGCAACAGCTCGCCGACGCCTCGAAATGCTCGCGCAGTTTTCTGAGCATGCTTGAGCGTGGCCAGACTGATGTCTCGGCGACCTTGCTGCAACGCCTGGCCGCCGCATTTCAGTTGAGCGCCGCCGACCTGTTGCCTGACGAGGCCCGCAGCGACATTCTGAAAGTGGTGCGGCGCGGCGAAGCGCCCCGGAGTGTCCAGTTGGGGCCAGGCGTGCAGGTGCAGGTGCTGTTCACCGATCTGCTCCAGAAAATTCAGCCGGTCTTGCTCAGCCTCGAACCCGGCAGTGAGCAGCGCAACGACGTTGGTCACGCGGGCGAAGAGTTTATTTATGTTCTGGATGGTGAAATTCAGTTGACCGTTCACCACTCCGCTCCCCGAACCCTGCGCACCGGTGACAGCGCTTATTATCCCAGCGCTCTGCCGCACTGCATCGGGAATGTCTCCAGCAGTGAGGCCCGCATCCTGACTATGAGTACGCCTCCCCGGTTGATCTGA
- a CDS encoding ABC transporter permease, protein MSAAPISPGRSRPSGRMFGRFTRHRLAFVSLLVLAVLVLVGVFAPLLAPYDPYNLATSTSGNILFASPPSREFWLGTDALGRDVLSRLIFGTRVSLTIGISAAALALVIGVVLGVIAGFRGHLTDTLLSRFTDAVAAFPSLFLILTVSSFVKPSLITTVAIIGLLSWVPTYRLMRGETLKLRHLDYVEAAGALGAGDPRLMFRHILPNAAAPIIVQTTLGVADAILTESALSFLGLGVQQPVASWGNMLADARTITVLQSQPWLWLPPGLAILVTLLAINFLGDGLRDTFNPRER, encoded by the coding sequence GTGAGCGCCGCGCCGATCTCGCCGGGGCGTTCGCGCCCTTCAGGCCGGATGTTTGGCCGCTTCACCCGCCACCGCTTGGCCTTCGTCAGCTTGCTGGTGCTGGCCGTCTTGGTGCTGGTCGGGGTGTTCGCGCCGCTGCTGGCTCCTTACGATCCCTACAATCTGGCGACCAGCACCAGCGGCAATATTCTGTTTGCCAGTCCGCCCAGCCGCGAATTCTGGCTGGGCACCGACGCGCTGGGACGCGATGTCCTCTCACGTTTGATCTTCGGCACGCGGGTATCACTCACCATCGGCATCAGCGCGGCGGCGCTGGCACTGGTAATCGGCGTGGTGCTGGGCGTCATCGCTGGCTTCCGGGGCCACCTGACCGACACGCTGCTGTCGCGCTTCACCGACGCGGTGGCCGCCTTCCCCAGCTTATTTCTGATTCTCACGGTGTCGAGTTTTGTCAAACCGAGCTTGATCACCACCGTGGCGATCATCGGTTTACTGAGCTGGGTGCCCACCTACCGCTTGATGCGCGGCGAAACGCTCAAGCTGCGCCATCTGGATTATGTGGAAGCGGCGGGCGCGCTGGGCGCGGGCGATCCCCGGCTGATGTTCCGGCATATCCTGCCCAACGCCGCCGCGCCGATCATCGTGCAGACCACGCTGGGGGTGGCCGACGCCATCTTGACCGAAAGCGCACTGTCGTTTCTGGGTCTGGGTGTGCAGCAGCCGGTGGCTTCCTGGGGCAACATGCTCGCCGACGCCCGCACCATCACGGTGTTGCAATCTCAGCCGTGGCTGTGGCTGCCTCCCGGCCTGGCGATTTTGGTGACATTGCTGGCCATCAACTTTCTGGGCGACGGCCTGCGTGATACATTCAACCCCCGTGAAAGGTGA
- a CDS encoding ABC transporter permease, protein MLPFIARRSLQGFVLLILVSFISFAVMNLAPGNAMQTFINPRMSPQEITRAENALGINKPIPVQYLSWISNVARGNFGYSIRNGQSVSALLLQRAWPTLLLTLTSFVLIVAIALWIGIASAARPYSWIDYFSTTLVFGGISIPSFFLGLALIYFFSVRLGWVPTSGYENYSADHQGWALFVDRLWHMILPVCVLTFTGIAGILRHVRSSVSEALRQDYIRTARSKGVSERNILVKHALRNGLIPVVTLLGLSLPAFFAGSVITETIFAWPGMGRLLVDSVFSRDYPVSMAINTITAVLVVLGSLLADLLYGFIDPRIRFES, encoded by the coding sequence GTGCTGCCGTTTATCGCCCGGCGCTCACTTCAAGGGTTCGTCTTACTGATTCTGGTTTCGTTCATCAGTTTTGCCGTCATGAATCTGGCTCCCGGCAACGCCATGCAGACTTTTATCAATCCGCGCATGAGTCCGCAGGAGATCACGCGGGCTGAGAACGCTCTGGGCATCAACAAGCCGATTCCGGTGCAGTACCTGAGCTGGATTTCGAACGTGGCACGCGGCAATTTCGGTTACTCCATCCGCAACGGCCAGAGCGTCTCCGCCCTGCTGCTGCAACGCGCCTGGCCGACGCTGCTGCTGACGCTGACCTCGTTCGTGCTGATCGTTGCCATCGCGCTATGGATCGGGATTGCCAGCGCGGCCAGGCCGTATTCCTGGATCGACTACTTCAGCACGACGCTGGTGTTCGGGGGCATCAGCATTCCCAGCTTCTTCCTTGGTCTGGCCCTGATCTATTTCTTCTCGGTGCGGCTGGGCTGGGTGCCGACCTCCGGCTACGAAAACTACAGCGCCGATCATCAGGGCTGGGCACTCTTCGTCGACCGACTGTGGCACATGATCTTGCCGGTGTGCGTGCTGACCTTCACCGGCATCGCCGGGATTTTGCGGCACGTCCGCAGTTCGGTCAGTGAGGCGCTGCGCCAGGATTACATCCGCACTGCCCGCAGCAAGGGCGTCAGCGAGCGCAATATTCTGGTCAAACATGCCCTGCGCAACGGCCTGATTCCGGTGGTGACGCTGCTGGGCCTGTCCCTGCCTGCCTTCTTTGCTGGCTCAGTCATTACCGAGACCATCTTCGCCTGGCCGGGCATGGGCCGTCTGCTGGTCGATTCGGTGTTTTCCCGTGATTATCCGGTGTCGATGGCGATCAACACCATTACAGCGGTGCTGGTGGTGCTGGGCAGTTTGCTGGCTGATCTGCTCTACGGCTTTATCGACCCGCGTATTCGGTTCGAGTCGTGA